One region of Miscanthus floridulus cultivar M001 chromosome 19, ASM1932011v1, whole genome shotgun sequence genomic DNA includes:
- the LOC136526968 gene encoding auxin response factor 16-like isoform X3 → MQPPAQELIAKDLHDISWKFRHIYRGQPKRHLLTTGWSVFVSTKRLLAGDSVLFIRDEKSQLLLGIRHASRPQPALSSSVLSSDSMHIGILAAAAHAAANSSPFTIFYNPRASPSEFVIPLAKYNKALYTQVSLGMRFRMLFETEDSGVRRYMGTITGIGDLDPLRWKNSHWRNLQVGWDESTASERRTRVSIWEIEPVATPFYSICPPPFFRPKLPKQPGMPDDENEVESAFKRAMPWLADDFALKDVQNALFPGLSLVQWMAMQQNPQMLATAAPAVQSQYLTSNALGVLDGLGSVSEDPTKRLSMQAQNIGLPNLQAGSKVDHPAITSLAQHQQQPHHVLQQQQVQPLQQSSAILQQQQAQLLQQNAIHLQQQQEQLQRQQSQPQQQLKATACIQSSDQHKLKEQQPSGGQAVSQAQLLNQILQPSSSQLQQLGLPKSPTQRPGLPGLTTMGSLQQSQLTQTPQLQQTAEYQQALLQSQQPQLQQLSQSELQLQLLQKIQQQNLLSQLNPQHQSQLIQQLSQKSQEILQQQVLQHQLGGADAMGQLKHLQQTPLNHTTGSLTPQQLVRSHSALAESEEPSSSTAPSESRISPINSLSRAQQGSRNLPEMPATPHIEHLLQEIQCKSDNRIKNDIQGSKETVHAPNRHLASDQLDASSATSFCLDESPREGFSFPPVCLDNNVQVDPRENFLIAENVDTLMPDALLSRGMSSGKGICNLPSGQRDHRDVENELSSAAFSSQSFGVPDMSFKPGCSSDVAVADGGMASQGLWNSQTQRIRTFTKVQKRGSVGRSIDITRYRGYEDLRHDLACMFGIQGQLEDPYRTDWKLVYVDHENDILLVGDDPWEEFVSCVKSIKILSSAEVQQMSLDGDLGCIPPQTQACSASDDANAWRA, encoded by the exons ATGCAACCACCTGCCCAAGAACTCATTGCCAAGGATCTACATGATATTTCATGGAAATTTCGACATATCTATCGAG GTCAACCGAAGAGGCATCTTTTGACAACCGGTTGGAGTGTCTTCGTCAGTACAAAAAGGTTGTTAGCTGGTGATTCAGTTCTTTTTATAAG GGATGAGAAATCTCAGCTTCTCTTAGGTATAAGGCATGCTAGCAGACCCCAACCAGCTCTGTCATCATCAGTTTTATCAAGTGACAGCATGCACATTGGAATCCTGGCTGCTGCAGCCCATGCTGCTGCAAATAGTAGCCCATTTACTATTTTCTATAACCCAAG GGCAAGCCCATCAGAATTTGTCATCCCTTTAGCAAAATACAATAAGGCTCTGTATACACAAGTGTCCCTTGGAATGCGATTCAGAATGCTCTTTGAGACAGAGGATTCAGGGGTAAGAAGGTACATGGGCACGATCACAGGCATTGGCGACTTAGATCCACTTAGGTGGAAGAATTCTCATTGGCGAAACCTTCAG GTTGGTTGGGATGAATCAACTGCATCTGAGAGGCGCACCCGTGTTTCGATATGGGAGATTGAACCAGTTGCTACACCATTCTATTCTATATGCCCACCACCATTTTTCAGGCCAAAGCTTCCTAAGCAGCCAGGAATGCCAG ATGATGAAAACGAGGTTGAGAGTGCTTTCAAAAGAGCGATGCCATGGCTTGCTGATGACTTTGCTCTGAAAGATGTCCAAAATGCATTATTTCCAGGCCTTAGCCTAGTTCAATGGATGGCTATGCAGCAAAATCCTCAGATGCTAGCAACTGCTGCCCCTGCTGTACAGTCGCAGTACTTGACCTCTAATGCACTGGGTGTGCTGGATGGGCTAGGCAGTGTCAGTGAAGATCCAACAAAAAGGTTGAGTATGCAGGCCCAAAATATTGGCTTACCTAATTTACAGGCTGGTTCGAAAGTGGACCACCCTGCAATTACCTCATTAGCTCAACACCAGCAACAGCCTCACCATGTATTGCAACAACAGCAGGTCCAACCACTGCAGCAAAGTTCTGCGATTCTACAGCAACAGCAAGCCCAGCTGTTGCAGCAAAATGCCATTCACTTGCAGCAGCAGCAAGAACAACTCCAACGGCAACAATCACAGCCACAGCAACAGTTGAAAGCTACTGCATGTATTCAGTCATCGGACCAGCACAAGCTGAAAGAGCAACAGCCTTCAGGTGGACAAGCTGTCTCACAAGCACAATTGTTAAACCAGATTTTGCAACCATCTTCATCTCAGCTACAACAGTTGGGTTTACCCAAGTCACCTACCCAGCGCCCAGGGTTACCAGGTCTAACAACAATGGGTTCTTTGCAGCAATCACAATTAACTCAGACTCCACAGCTGCAACAAACAGCAGAATACCAGCAGGCACTCCTACAAAGTCAACAACCCCAACTACAACAGTTATCACAATCAgaactgcagctgcagctgcttcAAAAGATTCAACAACAAAATCTGCTATCTCAACTGAACCCACAGCATCAGTCCCAGCTGATTCAACAATTGTCTCAGAAAAGCCAGGAAATTCTCCAGCAACAAGTTCTTCAACATCAGTTGGGTGGTGCTGATGCCATGGGCCAGCTCAAACATTTGCAGCAAACACCTTTGAACCATACGACAGGATCCCTGACACCCCAGCAACTTGTAAGATCACACTCAGCACTCGCTGAGAGCGAAGAACCATCCAGCTCAACAGCTCCATCTGAGAGCCGTATCTCCCCAATAAATTCATTGAGTAGAGCACAGCAAGGAAGCAGAAATTTGCCTGAGATGCCAGCAACACCACACATTGAGCACTTACTTCAGGAAATTCAATGTAAGTCAGATAATCGGATCAAGAATGATATACAAGGTAGTAAAGAAACGGTCCATGCACCTAATCGTCATCTAGCTTCAGATCAACTTGATGCATCATCTGCTACCTCCTTTTGTTTAGATGAGAGCCCACGAGAAGGCTTTTCCTTTCCTCCAGTTTGTTTGGATAACAATGTTCAAGTTGATCCAAGAGAGAATTTTCTTATTGCGGAAAATGTGGATACATTAATGCCCGACGCCCTGTTGTCAAGAGGGATGTCGTCTGGAAAGGGTATATGCAATCTACCTTCTGGACAAAGGGATCATAGGGATGTGGAGAACGAGCTATCCTCTGCTGCGTTCAGCTCCCAGTCGTTTGGTGTGCCTGACATGTCTTTTAAGCCTGGATGTTCAAGTGATGTTGCTGTTGCTGATGGTGGAATGGCAAGCCAAGGTTTGTGGAATAGTCAAACACAGCGGATAAGAACCTTTACCAAG GTTCAAAAGCGTGGATCTGTTGGGAGATCAATTGATATAACACGATACCGAGGTTATGAAGATCTTCGGCATGATCTTGCATGCATGTTTGGTATTCAAGGGCAGCTTGAAGACCCTTACCGAACGGATTGGAAGCTGGTCTATGTTGATCATGAAAATGACATCCTCCTTGTCGGGGATGACCCCTGGGA GGAGTTTGTAAGCTGCGTCAAGAGCATTAAAATATTATCATCTGCTGAAGTACAGCAGATGAGCTTGGATGGTGACCTTGGTTGCATCCCTCCTCAAACTCAAGCCTGTAGTGCTTCTGATGACGCAAATGCATGGAGGGCCTGA
- the LOC136526968 gene encoding auxin response factor 16-like isoform X1, giving the protein MKDQGSGGVTPSPAEGEKKPINSELWHACAGPLVSLPPVGSLVVYFPQGHSEQVAASMHKELDTIPSYPSLPSKLICKLLSLTLHADSESDEVYAQMTLQPVNKYDRDAMLASELGLKQNKQPTEFFCKTLTASDTSTHGGFSVPRRAAEKIFPPLDFTMQPPAQELIAKDLHDISWKFRHIYRGQPKRHLLTTGWSVFVSTKRLLAGDSVLFIRDEKSQLLLGIRHASRPQPALSSSVLSSDSMHIGILAAAAHAAANSSPFTIFYNPRASPSEFVIPLAKYNKALYTQVSLGMRFRMLFETEDSGVRRYMGTITGIGDLDPLRWKNSHWRNLQVGWDESTASERRTRVSIWEIEPVATPFYSICPPPFFRPKLPKQPGMPDDENEVESAFKRAMPWLADDFALKDVQNALFPGLSLVQWMAMQQNPQMLATAAPAVQSQYLTSNALGVLDGLGSVSEDPTKRLSMQAQNIGLPNLQAGSKVDHPAITSLAQHQQQPHHVLQQQQVQPLQQSSAILQQQQAQLLQQNAIHLQQQQEQLQRQQSQPQQQLKATACIQSSDQHKLKEQQPSGGQAVSQAQLLNQILQPSSSQLQQLGLPKSPTQRPGLPGLTTMGSLQQSQLTQTPQLQQTAEYQQALLQSQQPQLQQLSQSELQLQLLQKIQQQNLLSQLNPQHQSQLIQQLSQKSQEILQQQVLQHQLGGADAMGQLKHLQQTPLNHTTGSLTPQQLVRSHSALAESEEPSSSTAPSESRISPINSLSRAQQGSRNLPEMPATPHIEHLLQEIQCKSDNRIKNDIQGSKETVHAPNRHLASDQLDASSATSFCLDESPREGFSFPPVCLDNNVQVDPRENFLIAENVDTLMPDALLSRGMSSGKGICNLPSGQRDHRDVENELSSAAFSSQSFGVPDMSFKPGCSSDVAVADGGMASQGLWNSQTQRIRTFTKVQKRGSVGRSIDITRYRGYEDLRHDLACMFGIQGQLEDPYRTDWKLVYVDHENDILLVGDDPWEEFVSCVKSIKILSSAEVQQMSLDGDLGCIPPQTQACSASDDANAWRA; this is encoded by the exons ATGAAGGATCAGGGATCGGGCGGCGTCACTCCCAGCCCCGCAGAAGG GGAAAAGAAACCCATCAACTCGGAGTTGTGGCATGCTTGTGCGGGGCCCCTGGTGTCGTTGCCCCCGGTGGGTAGTCTCGTCGTGTACTTCCCGCAGGGCCATAGTGAACAG GTTGCTGCTTCAATGCATAAGGAGCTGGACACCATCCCCAGCTACCCATCTCTGCCTTCTAAGTTGATCTGCAAGCTCCTAAGTCTCACCTTACAT GCAGATTCTGAAAGCGATGAAGTTTATGCCCAGATGACGCTTCAGCCTGTGAACAAA TATGATCGAGACGCGATGCTGGCATCTGAACTGGGTCTGAAGCAAAACAAACAACCAACAGAATTCTTTTGCAAGACGTTGACAGCAAGCGACACAAGTACGCATGGGGGATTCTCAGTGCCACGCCGTGCAGCTGAGAAGATATTTCCACCGCTA GACTTTACGATGCAACCACCTGCCCAAGAACTCATTGCCAAGGATCTACATGATATTTCATGGAAATTTCGACATATCTATCGAG GTCAACCGAAGAGGCATCTTTTGACAACCGGTTGGAGTGTCTTCGTCAGTACAAAAAGGTTGTTAGCTGGTGATTCAGTTCTTTTTATAAG GGATGAGAAATCTCAGCTTCTCTTAGGTATAAGGCATGCTAGCAGACCCCAACCAGCTCTGTCATCATCAGTTTTATCAAGTGACAGCATGCACATTGGAATCCTGGCTGCTGCAGCCCATGCTGCTGCAAATAGTAGCCCATTTACTATTTTCTATAACCCAAG GGCAAGCCCATCAGAATTTGTCATCCCTTTAGCAAAATACAATAAGGCTCTGTATACACAAGTGTCCCTTGGAATGCGATTCAGAATGCTCTTTGAGACAGAGGATTCAGGGGTAAGAAGGTACATGGGCACGATCACAGGCATTGGCGACTTAGATCCACTTAGGTGGAAGAATTCTCATTGGCGAAACCTTCAG GTTGGTTGGGATGAATCAACTGCATCTGAGAGGCGCACCCGTGTTTCGATATGGGAGATTGAACCAGTTGCTACACCATTCTATTCTATATGCCCACCACCATTTTTCAGGCCAAAGCTTCCTAAGCAGCCAGGAATGCCAG ATGATGAAAACGAGGTTGAGAGTGCTTTCAAAAGAGCGATGCCATGGCTTGCTGATGACTTTGCTCTGAAAGATGTCCAAAATGCATTATTTCCAGGCCTTAGCCTAGTTCAATGGATGGCTATGCAGCAAAATCCTCAGATGCTAGCAACTGCTGCCCCTGCTGTACAGTCGCAGTACTTGACCTCTAATGCACTGGGTGTGCTGGATGGGCTAGGCAGTGTCAGTGAAGATCCAACAAAAAGGTTGAGTATGCAGGCCCAAAATATTGGCTTACCTAATTTACAGGCTGGTTCGAAAGTGGACCACCCTGCAATTACCTCATTAGCTCAACACCAGCAACAGCCTCACCATGTATTGCAACAACAGCAGGTCCAACCACTGCAGCAAAGTTCTGCGATTCTACAGCAACAGCAAGCCCAGCTGTTGCAGCAAAATGCCATTCACTTGCAGCAGCAGCAAGAACAACTCCAACGGCAACAATCACAGCCACAGCAACAGTTGAAAGCTACTGCATGTATTCAGTCATCGGACCAGCACAAGCTGAAAGAGCAACAGCCTTCAGGTGGACAAGCTGTCTCACAAGCACAATTGTTAAACCAGATTTTGCAACCATCTTCATCTCAGCTACAACAGTTGGGTTTACCCAAGTCACCTACCCAGCGCCCAGGGTTACCAGGTCTAACAACAATGGGTTCTTTGCAGCAATCACAATTAACTCAGACTCCACAGCTGCAACAAACAGCAGAATACCAGCAGGCACTCCTACAAAGTCAACAACCCCAACTACAACAGTTATCACAATCAgaactgcagctgcagctgcttcAAAAGATTCAACAACAAAATCTGCTATCTCAACTGAACCCACAGCATCAGTCCCAGCTGATTCAACAATTGTCTCAGAAAAGCCAGGAAATTCTCCAGCAACAAGTTCTTCAACATCAGTTGGGTGGTGCTGATGCCATGGGCCAGCTCAAACATTTGCAGCAAACACCTTTGAACCATACGACAGGATCCCTGACACCCCAGCAACTTGTAAGATCACACTCAGCACTCGCTGAGAGCGAAGAACCATCCAGCTCAACAGCTCCATCTGAGAGCCGTATCTCCCCAATAAATTCATTGAGTAGAGCACAGCAAGGAAGCAGAAATTTGCCTGAGATGCCAGCAACACCACACATTGAGCACTTACTTCAGGAAATTCAATGTAAGTCAGATAATCGGATCAAGAATGATATACAAGGTAGTAAAGAAACGGTCCATGCACCTAATCGTCATCTAGCTTCAGATCAACTTGATGCATCATCTGCTACCTCCTTTTGTTTAGATGAGAGCCCACGAGAAGGCTTTTCCTTTCCTCCAGTTTGTTTGGATAACAATGTTCAAGTTGATCCAAGAGAGAATTTTCTTATTGCGGAAAATGTGGATACATTAATGCCCGACGCCCTGTTGTCAAGAGGGATGTCGTCTGGAAAGGGTATATGCAATCTACCTTCTGGACAAAGGGATCATAGGGATGTGGAGAACGAGCTATCCTCTGCTGCGTTCAGCTCCCAGTCGTTTGGTGTGCCTGACATGTCTTTTAAGCCTGGATGTTCAAGTGATGTTGCTGTTGCTGATGGTGGAATGGCAAGCCAAGGTTTGTGGAATAGTCAAACACAGCGGATAAGAACCTTTACCAAG GTTCAAAAGCGTGGATCTGTTGGGAGATCAATTGATATAACACGATACCGAGGTTATGAAGATCTTCGGCATGATCTTGCATGCATGTTTGGTATTCAAGGGCAGCTTGAAGACCCTTACCGAACGGATTGGAAGCTGGTCTATGTTGATCATGAAAATGACATCCTCCTTGTCGGGGATGACCCCTGGGA GGAGTTTGTAAGCTGCGTCAAGAGCATTAAAATATTATCATCTGCTGAAGTACAGCAGATGAGCTTGGATGGTGACCTTGGTTGCATCCCTCCTCAAACTCAAGCCTGTAGTGCTTCTGATGACGCAAATGCATGGAGGGCCTGA
- the LOC136526968 gene encoding auxin response factor 16-like isoform X2: MHKELDTIPSYPSLPSKLICKLLSLTLHADSESDEVYAQMTLQPVNKYDRDAMLASELGLKQNKQPTEFFCKTLTASDTSTHGGFSVPRRAAEKIFPPLDFTMQPPAQELIAKDLHDISWKFRHIYRGQPKRHLLTTGWSVFVSTKRLLAGDSVLFIRDEKSQLLLGIRHASRPQPALSSSVLSSDSMHIGILAAAAHAAANSSPFTIFYNPRASPSEFVIPLAKYNKALYTQVSLGMRFRMLFETEDSGVRRYMGTITGIGDLDPLRWKNSHWRNLQVGWDESTASERRTRVSIWEIEPVATPFYSICPPPFFRPKLPKQPGMPDDENEVESAFKRAMPWLADDFALKDVQNALFPGLSLVQWMAMQQNPQMLATAAPAVQSQYLTSNALGVLDGLGSVSEDPTKRLSMQAQNIGLPNLQAGSKVDHPAITSLAQHQQQPHHVLQQQQVQPLQQSSAILQQQQAQLLQQNAIHLQQQQEQLQRQQSQPQQQLKATACIQSSDQHKLKEQQPSGGQAVSQAQLLNQILQPSSSQLQQLGLPKSPTQRPGLPGLTTMGSLQQSQLTQTPQLQQTAEYQQALLQSQQPQLQQLSQSELQLQLLQKIQQQNLLSQLNPQHQSQLIQQLSQKSQEILQQQVLQHQLGGADAMGQLKHLQQTPLNHTTGSLTPQQLVRSHSALAESEEPSSSTAPSESRISPINSLSRAQQGSRNLPEMPATPHIEHLLQEIQCKSDNRIKNDIQGSKETVHAPNRHLASDQLDASSATSFCLDESPREGFSFPPVCLDNNVQVDPRENFLIAENVDTLMPDALLSRGMSSGKGICNLPSGQRDHRDVENELSSAAFSSQSFGVPDMSFKPGCSSDVAVADGGMASQGLWNSQTQRIRTFTKVQKRGSVGRSIDITRYRGYEDLRHDLACMFGIQGQLEDPYRTDWKLVYVDHENDILLVGDDPWEEFVSCVKSIKILSSAEVQQMSLDGDLGCIPPQTQACSASDDANAWRA, encoded by the exons ATGCATAAGGAGCTGGACACCATCCCCAGCTACCCATCTCTGCCTTCTAAGTTGATCTGCAAGCTCCTAAGTCTCACCTTACAT GCAGATTCTGAAAGCGATGAAGTTTATGCCCAGATGACGCTTCAGCCTGTGAACAAA TATGATCGAGACGCGATGCTGGCATCTGAACTGGGTCTGAAGCAAAACAAACAACCAACAGAATTCTTTTGCAAGACGTTGACAGCAAGCGACACAAGTACGCATGGGGGATTCTCAGTGCCACGCCGTGCAGCTGAGAAGATATTTCCACCGCTA GACTTTACGATGCAACCACCTGCCCAAGAACTCATTGCCAAGGATCTACATGATATTTCATGGAAATTTCGACATATCTATCGAG GTCAACCGAAGAGGCATCTTTTGACAACCGGTTGGAGTGTCTTCGTCAGTACAAAAAGGTTGTTAGCTGGTGATTCAGTTCTTTTTATAAG GGATGAGAAATCTCAGCTTCTCTTAGGTATAAGGCATGCTAGCAGACCCCAACCAGCTCTGTCATCATCAGTTTTATCAAGTGACAGCATGCACATTGGAATCCTGGCTGCTGCAGCCCATGCTGCTGCAAATAGTAGCCCATTTACTATTTTCTATAACCCAAG GGCAAGCCCATCAGAATTTGTCATCCCTTTAGCAAAATACAATAAGGCTCTGTATACACAAGTGTCCCTTGGAATGCGATTCAGAATGCTCTTTGAGACAGAGGATTCAGGGGTAAGAAGGTACATGGGCACGATCACAGGCATTGGCGACTTAGATCCACTTAGGTGGAAGAATTCTCATTGGCGAAACCTTCAG GTTGGTTGGGATGAATCAACTGCATCTGAGAGGCGCACCCGTGTTTCGATATGGGAGATTGAACCAGTTGCTACACCATTCTATTCTATATGCCCACCACCATTTTTCAGGCCAAAGCTTCCTAAGCAGCCAGGAATGCCAG ATGATGAAAACGAGGTTGAGAGTGCTTTCAAAAGAGCGATGCCATGGCTTGCTGATGACTTTGCTCTGAAAGATGTCCAAAATGCATTATTTCCAGGCCTTAGCCTAGTTCAATGGATGGCTATGCAGCAAAATCCTCAGATGCTAGCAACTGCTGCCCCTGCTGTACAGTCGCAGTACTTGACCTCTAATGCACTGGGTGTGCTGGATGGGCTAGGCAGTGTCAGTGAAGATCCAACAAAAAGGTTGAGTATGCAGGCCCAAAATATTGGCTTACCTAATTTACAGGCTGGTTCGAAAGTGGACCACCCTGCAATTACCTCATTAGCTCAACACCAGCAACAGCCTCACCATGTATTGCAACAACAGCAGGTCCAACCACTGCAGCAAAGTTCTGCGATTCTACAGCAACAGCAAGCCCAGCTGTTGCAGCAAAATGCCATTCACTTGCAGCAGCAGCAAGAACAACTCCAACGGCAACAATCACAGCCACAGCAACAGTTGAAAGCTACTGCATGTATTCAGTCATCGGACCAGCACAAGCTGAAAGAGCAACAGCCTTCAGGTGGACAAGCTGTCTCACAAGCACAATTGTTAAACCAGATTTTGCAACCATCTTCATCTCAGCTACAACAGTTGGGTTTACCCAAGTCACCTACCCAGCGCCCAGGGTTACCAGGTCTAACAACAATGGGTTCTTTGCAGCAATCACAATTAACTCAGACTCCACAGCTGCAACAAACAGCAGAATACCAGCAGGCACTCCTACAAAGTCAACAACCCCAACTACAACAGTTATCACAATCAgaactgcagctgcagctgcttcAAAAGATTCAACAACAAAATCTGCTATCTCAACTGAACCCACAGCATCAGTCCCAGCTGATTCAACAATTGTCTCAGAAAAGCCAGGAAATTCTCCAGCAACAAGTTCTTCAACATCAGTTGGGTGGTGCTGATGCCATGGGCCAGCTCAAACATTTGCAGCAAACACCTTTGAACCATACGACAGGATCCCTGACACCCCAGCAACTTGTAAGATCACACTCAGCACTCGCTGAGAGCGAAGAACCATCCAGCTCAACAGCTCCATCTGAGAGCCGTATCTCCCCAATAAATTCATTGAGTAGAGCACAGCAAGGAAGCAGAAATTTGCCTGAGATGCCAGCAACACCACACATTGAGCACTTACTTCAGGAAATTCAATGTAAGTCAGATAATCGGATCAAGAATGATATACAAGGTAGTAAAGAAACGGTCCATGCACCTAATCGTCATCTAGCTTCAGATCAACTTGATGCATCATCTGCTACCTCCTTTTGTTTAGATGAGAGCCCACGAGAAGGCTTTTCCTTTCCTCCAGTTTGTTTGGATAACAATGTTCAAGTTGATCCAAGAGAGAATTTTCTTATTGCGGAAAATGTGGATACATTAATGCCCGACGCCCTGTTGTCAAGAGGGATGTCGTCTGGAAAGGGTATATGCAATCTACCTTCTGGACAAAGGGATCATAGGGATGTGGAGAACGAGCTATCCTCTGCTGCGTTCAGCTCCCAGTCGTTTGGTGTGCCTGACATGTCTTTTAAGCCTGGATGTTCAAGTGATGTTGCTGTTGCTGATGGTGGAATGGCAAGCCAAGGTTTGTGGAATAGTCAAACACAGCGGATAAGAACCTTTACCAAG GTTCAAAAGCGTGGATCTGTTGGGAGATCAATTGATATAACACGATACCGAGGTTATGAAGATCTTCGGCATGATCTTGCATGCATGTTTGGTATTCAAGGGCAGCTTGAAGACCCTTACCGAACGGATTGGAAGCTGGTCTATGTTGATCATGAAAATGACATCCTCCTTGTCGGGGATGACCCCTGGGA GGAGTTTGTAAGCTGCGTCAAGAGCATTAAAATATTATCATCTGCTGAAGTACAGCAGATGAGCTTGGATGGTGACCTTGGTTGCATCCCTCCTCAAACTCAAGCCTGTAGTGCTTCTGATGACGCAAATGCATGGAGGGCCTGA